The nucleotide window GATACCACGCTGAAGGCCAGCAGGGAGATGCGGTAGATCCTGACGGTACCGATGCGCCCGGCGAGCCCGGAGAGGGGTAAAAAGGCCAGCGCAGAGCCGATCAGATACAGCGAGGCAGCCCCCTGAACGGCAGCCGCATTGGTGTGGAATCCTGCAGCAATCGAGGGAAGCGCCAGTTGCAGGGCACTGGCATCGAGGGTGGAAAGCGTGACGCCGATTAGAAGAGCGGCGAGACGGACATCGAAGTTTTCCGGCCAAAACCTGTTTCTACGCGGCATTATGCATCGTCCTGTGGAGTATGATGATCCTGAGATTCCGGAGAGCGGCGACTATAGCATCTGCATCATCATAGAGAAAATATATAAAAATTATGGAATCCATACCAGAAAGTGATGACGGAACAGCATTGACAACGATTTCTCCGGCGCTCCTGCCGGGTGTGAGCCGCAGGTTCGGCGCGAGCCCCTTTTGCGTAACGAGCCGGGTGGTAAAATTATATACAGTGGCCATTCAGGGGCTGCGAATTTCAGATTACCGTCAGGAGTTCAGCCATGATGACATGCATGATCCGTACAGTGATAGCAGTTTCCCTGTTCCTGCTCATCCCCCTTGGACAGGGATGTACCGCTGCGGCGCAGTATTCGGTTGCGGACTTCCCGTTCCGTCACACAGCCTACGACTACAAGGTGGCCTGGAAGACCGGCCAGGCGGGTAATGGAACAACGATCGACGGAATCATGAAAAACACCCGTTACCCCGATATAGATCAGCTCGATCTGACTATCTTTCTGATCGGCCCCAATCAGAAGGTCCGCGCCCGGACAACCACCATTCCTGCCCCGCAGCAGTCGCGAAGGAACGACGTGGTCCCCTTCAGCGCAAAACTCAAGGATGTCTCCCTCAATCAGGGCGATACCCTGGTATTTGAACTCCATTACCGGGGGAGCGAAGGGGGCGGCGGCCGGTCCGGCGGCGGTGGAGGAGTGGACTGGCACAGCACGTTCGCCGTCGATGCCCTGACCGGGCAACCGAGGGAAGAGGAGAAAGGGAAGACCGAGGAATGGTGAAATGAGTGATCTGGAACTGGCGGACAGCCAAAACCGTCGTTGCCCTCAGAAACGGCCGGCATCCGCATCCATGCCGGCAATGCGGAACGTAAGGGCTGCGACCACGAGTCCGATGTAAGCCCCTGCGATGACATCGCTGAGGAAGTGATAATTTGTCGCAATCAGGGCCAGAGCCAGCAGCGACAGTGCCAGGAAGCACATCGCACGGCAGCGGGGATGGGAGCGCCACCAGATCGCGATCAGAGCCGTGAAGACCAGCATGTGGCCGGAAGGGAATCCGGATTGGCTTGCCCCTTCGGCAAGCCAATGAAAACTGTAATCATGGGGAGGCAGCAACCAGACCCGCGTCGGAATTCTGCCGAAGACATATTTGAGAACCGACTTCACCAGGAACGAGAGCGGCGCGGCGATGGCAAGCATCTTCCACGTCAAGGCCACCGTGTCGATCACCCCCCGAGAGATCAGACGCCTGAAGTACGTATAGGCGCCGATTGTAAGCAGCACGGTGAAGATGAACAGGGTGTCGGGAATTGCGGACAGGTGACGGTTCCAGGCATCGTTCAGGGAGTGATAGTGCTGGATGCGGAGCGAAATGCCGCGATCCAGGTGTCCGATGCAATAGTATGTCACCAGAGCAACGGGAATCACGGCGATGAGGAGCATGGTATTGTATCGGTATGCGCGACTATCGGCTGACTGAAGATTTTTGGACGGCACCTGATCGACCTCGGCATTGTTGGAATTATTCAAGTATGCCATTATTTCCGGGTACGATCCATTTTCTCCGTAAAAAAATCCCCCATGTCCGGGAGGAGATGGACATGGGGGCAAGCCCTACCACAAGGGCACAAAACATTTTCAGAAAATTCACGCGCTCAAGCCTGCGCGCCGTCCGGCTCCGCTTTTCTCTTCTTTTTCGATCGTGTGCTTGCAGCGGCCCTTACCCGGGCCAGCTCCCCCAACAACTGCTGGCTTCCCGCAGCCGCAGCATCCCCCTCCGGCCTGCGCTTGGCGTAGCTGCCGTCCGAACTCATATCCCAGGCGCTCCAGTTGTCATCGCGGCAGAGATCCAGCAGGTCGTTCAGCTCCCGTTGCAGATGGGGCGCCTCCACCGGGCAGAGCACCTCCACGCGGGTCTCCAGGTTGCTCTTCATGGCATCGGCAGAGCCGAGGTAATACTGGTCTTTTCCGCCATTGCGGAAGTGGTAGATGCGCGAGTGCTCCACGAACCGCCCCACAATGCTTACCACGGAAATGTTGTCCGACAGCCCTTCGACACCGGGTCGCAGACGGCAGCTGTCCCGGACGGTCAGCTCGATCCTGACGCCGCGGCCCGATGCTTCGTACAGGGCCTTGACGATATCCGGGTCTTCCAGGGCGTTCATTTTGAAGCGGATCAGCCCCCCTCCCAGCCGGGAATGCAGTTCCCCTTCGCGCCTGATCTTCTCCAGCAACACCTTTTTGAGACGGTGCGGCGCCACCAGCAGTTTCTGGTACCTGCGCCGCGGATTGATGCCGGTGGTCAGGTAGTTGAACAGTTCGGTCAGATCCTGCCCCACAGCGTCATCGGCGGAGAGCAGCCCGATATCGCAGTAGAAGCGGGCCGTCAGGGGGTGGTAGTTGCCGGTACCCACATGCACGTACCGCCGCAGACCGTCGTGGTCCTGGCGCACTACCAGGATGGCCTTGCAATAGGTCTTGAACCCCACCACGCCGTAGCTGACATGGATGCCGGCACTGTTCATCATTTCGGCCAGCCTGATGTTTTCAGCCTCGTCAAAGCGCGCCTTGAGCTCCACCACGACCGCCACCTGCTTGCCGTTCTGGGCTGCCTGCACCAGCGCCTCGATGAAGCTGCTCTCGCGGGTGGTGCGGTAGAGGGTCATCTTGATGGCCCGCACATCGGGGTCCACCGCGGCTTCCCGCAAAAAGCGCTCTACCGAGGTCGAAAACGATTCGAACGGATGCTGGAGCAGCAATGCACCCGCATCGCGGATCACCTGGAAGATGCTCTGCCCCTGTTGCAGGTGCGCATGATCGACCGGGTGGTGGGGCGGGAACAGGAGTGCGGGGATCTCCAGCCGGAGCAGCTCCTTGAGGTCGCTCATGCCGAGCATCGCCTCGGTCTGGTGCACGTCCGAGTTCTCATCGATTTCGAGTTCGGCAGCCAGCCTTCCTTTCAGCACAGGTGGCATGTCCCGGGCCACCTCAAGGCGTACGATCGGCGCGAAACGCCGCTCCTTGAGTTCCGTTTCGATTACAGCCACCAGGTCGTCGGCCTCTTCCGCGTTCTTGACGCTGTTGGCGTTCCTGATGACCCTGAACAGCGTGCAGTCTGCGACCTGCATGCCGGGAAAGAGCAGATCCAGGTTGCCGCGTACCAGTTCCTCCAGCAGCACGTACCGGTTACCCTCTCCGCACGGCACCAGGCGGGGAGTGTCGGGGGCAACCGGGACCTTGACCCGCGCCAGCGTCGTCTCGCCGCGGCGGTTGTAGC belongs to Geobacter sp. SVR and includes:
- a CDS encoding phosphatase PAP2 family protein, with translation MAYLNNSNNAEVDQVPSKNLQSADSRAYRYNTMLLIAVIPVALVTYYCIGHLDRGISLRIQHYHSLNDAWNRHLSAIPDTLFIFTVLLTIGAYTYFRRLISRGVIDTVALTWKMLAIAAPLSFLVKSVLKYVFGRIPTRVWLLPPHDYSFHWLAEGASQSGFPSGHMLVFTALIAIWWRSHPRCRAMCFLALSLLALALIATNYHFLSDVIAGAYIGLVVAALTFRIAGMDADAGRF
- the ppk1 gene encoding polyphosphate kinase 1; this translates as MPINSEKPNGKAAVETKTGRPRPNQAWPLQDLFLNRELTWLSYNERVLSEAGNQDNPLLERVRFLTIASANLDNFFMKRIGGLKQQICAGVREPSADGLMPRQQLTGCLAKIASFETLRESCWQELAAQLAREGIEIVTLDSLSPPTRAELGQRFRDTIYPLLTPQSIDPAHPFPFISNQSLNLLVSLRYNRRGETTLARVKVPVAPDTPRLVPCGEGNRYVLLEELVRGNLDLLFPGMQVADCTLFRVIRNANSVKNAEEADDLVAVIETELKERRFAPIVRLEVARDMPPVLKGRLAAELEIDENSDVHQTEAMLGMSDLKELLRLEIPALLFPPHHPVDHAHLQQGQSIFQVIRDAGALLLQHPFESFSTSVERFLREAAVDPDVRAIKMTLYRTTRESSFIEALVQAAQNGKQVAVVVELKARFDEAENIRLAEMMNSAGIHVSYGVVGFKTYCKAILVVRQDHDGLRRYVHVGTGNYHPLTARFYCDIGLLSADDAVGQDLTELFNYLTTGINPRRRYQKLLVAPHRLKKVLLEKIRREGELHSRLGGGLIRFKMNALEDPDIVKALYEASGRGVRIELTVRDSCRLRPGVEGLSDNISVVSIVGRFVEHSRIYHFRNGGKDQYYLGSADAMKSNLETRVEVLCPVEAPHLQRELNDLLDLCRDDNWSAWDMSSDGSYAKRRPEGDAAAAGSQQLLGELARVRAAASTRSKKKRKAEPDGAQA